A stretch of Microtus pennsylvanicus isolate mMicPen1 chromosome 5, mMicPen1.hap1, whole genome shotgun sequence DNA encodes these proteins:
- the Mob2 gene encoding MOB kinase activator 2 isoform X1: protein MFGEHCSLPSERTLLSHPPKTGLRCKMVLQAVSKVLRKSKAKPNGKKTASEEKKVYLEPEHTKSRITDFEFKELVVLPREIDLNEWLASNTTTFFHHINLQYSTISEFCTGETCQTMAVCNTQYYWYDERGKKVKCTAPQYVDFVMSSVQKLVTDEDVFPTKYGREFPSSFESLVKKICKYLFHVLGHIYWAHFKETLALELHGHLNTLYVHFILFAREFNLLDPKETAVMDDLTEVLCSSPGSGGTTGDGASSGASGAQNHVKER, encoded by the exons ATGTTTGGAGAGCACTGCAGTCTCCCTTCAGAGCGAACTCTGCTCAGCCATCCCCCCAAAACTGGACTCCGCTGCAAAATGGTGCTTCAGGCCGTCAGCAAAGTGCTCAG GAAATCTAAAGCTAAGCCAAACGGCAAGAAAACTgcttcagaagagaagaaagtataCCTGGAGCCAGAGCACACCAAGTCCAGGATTACCGACTTTGAGTTCAAGGAGCTGGTAGTGCTGCCCCGGGAGATCGACCTCAACGAGTGGCTGGCCAGCAACA CAACAACATTTTTTCACCACATCAACCTGCAGTATAGCACAATCTCAGAATTTTGCACAGGAGAGACGTGTCAGACAATGGCTGTGTGCAACAC ACAATACTACTGGTATGACGAGCGGGGGAAGAAGGTCAAGTGCACCGCCCCCCAGTATGTTGACTTTGTCATGAGCTCTGTGCAGAAGCTGGTAACTGATGAAGATGTGTTCCCCACAAAATACG GTAGAGAATTCCCCAGCTCCTTTGAGTCCTTGGTGAAGAAGATCTGCAAGTATCTGTTTCATGTATTGGGCCACATCTACTGGGCCCATTTCAAGGAGACCTTGGCCCTTGAGCTGCACGGACATTTGAACACACTGTACGTGCACTTCATCCTTTTCGCCAGAGAGTTCAACCTGCTCGACCCCAAAGAAACCGCAGTCATGGACGACCTCACTGAGGTGCTGTGCAGCAGCCCAGGTAGCGGTGGTACCACTGGGGATGGGGCTAGCAGTGGAGCTTCCGGAGCACAGAACCACGTGAAGGAGAGATGA
- the Mob2 gene encoding MOB kinase activator 2 isoform X3, with amino-acid sequence MFGEHCSLPSERTLLSHPPKTGLRCKMVLQAVSKVLRKSKAKPNGKKTASEEKKVYLEPEHTKSRITDFEFKELVVLPREIDLNEWLASNTTTFFHHINLQYSTISEFCTGETCQTMAVCNTQYYWYDERGKKVKCTAPQYVDFVMSSVQKLVTDEDVFPTKYENSPAPLSPW; translated from the exons ATGTTTGGAGAGCACTGCAGTCTCCCTTCAGAGCGAACTCTGCTCAGCCATCCCCCCAAAACTGGACTCCGCTGCAAAATGGTGCTTCAGGCCGTCAGCAAAGTGCTCAG GAAATCTAAAGCTAAGCCAAACGGCAAGAAAACTgcttcagaagagaagaaagtataCCTGGAGCCAGAGCACACCAAGTCCAGGATTACCGACTTTGAGTTCAAGGAGCTGGTAGTGCTGCCCCGGGAGATCGACCTCAACGAGTGGCTGGCCAGCAACA CAACAACATTTTTTCACCACATCAACCTGCAGTATAGCACAATCTCAGAATTTTGCACAGGAGAGACGTGTCAGACAATGGCTGTGTGCAACAC ACAATACTACTGGTATGACGAGCGGGGGAAGAAGGTCAAGTGCACCGCCCCCCAGTATGTTGACTTTGTCATGAGCTCTGTGCAGAAGCTGGTAACTGATGAAGATGTGTTCCCCACAAAATACG AGAATTCCCCAGCTCCTTTGAGTCCTTGGTGA
- the Mob2 gene encoding MOB kinase activator 2 isoform X2, whose product MDWLMGKSKAKPNGKKTASEEKKVYLEPEHTKSRITDFEFKELVVLPREIDLNEWLASNTTTFFHHINLQYSTISEFCTGETCQTMAVCNTQYYWYDERGKKVKCTAPQYVDFVMSSVQKLVTDEDVFPTKYGREFPSSFESLVKKICKYLFHVLGHIYWAHFKETLALELHGHLNTLYVHFILFAREFNLLDPKETAVMDDLTEVLCSSPGSGGTTGDGASSGASGAQNHVKER is encoded by the exons GAAATCTAAAGCTAAGCCAAACGGCAAGAAAACTgcttcagaagagaagaaagtataCCTGGAGCCAGAGCACACCAAGTCCAGGATTACCGACTTTGAGTTCAAGGAGCTGGTAGTGCTGCCCCGGGAGATCGACCTCAACGAGTGGCTGGCCAGCAACA CAACAACATTTTTTCACCACATCAACCTGCAGTATAGCACAATCTCAGAATTTTGCACAGGAGAGACGTGTCAGACAATGGCTGTGTGCAACAC ACAATACTACTGGTATGACGAGCGGGGGAAGAAGGTCAAGTGCACCGCCCCCCAGTATGTTGACTTTGTCATGAGCTCTGTGCAGAAGCTGGTAACTGATGAAGATGTGTTCCCCACAAAATACG GTAGAGAATTCCCCAGCTCCTTTGAGTCCTTGGTGAAGAAGATCTGCAAGTATCTGTTTCATGTATTGGGCCACATCTACTGGGCCCATTTCAAGGAGACCTTGGCCCTTGAGCTGCACGGACATTTGAACACACTGTACGTGCACTTCATCCTTTTCGCCAGAGAGTTCAACCTGCTCGACCCCAAAGAAACCGCAGTCATGGACGACCTCACTGAGGTGCTGTGCAGCAGCCCAGGTAGCGGTGGTACCACTGGGGATGGGGCTAGCAGTGGAGCTTCCGGAGCACAGAACCACGTGAAGGAGAGATGA